The Paenibacillus swuensis genome contains the following window.
CGAAGTGGATCTGCCGTTCGTAGCCGCAGTGTTAACAACGGTCGGATATTCGATCAATGACAAGATTGTTATCTTTGACCGGGTGCGTGAAAACTTGCGATTTGCGAAAATCAAGAGTGTGGACGATCTCAGCGAGCTTGTTAACCGTAGCGTATGGCAGACGATGGCTCGTACCGTTAACACCGTAATAACCGTTCTCATTGCTGCTGTGTGTCTGTTTATCTTCGGCAGCGAATCCATTAAGCTCTTCGCTTTGGCGAAGATTATCGGACTAAGCAGCGGCGTTTACTCATCCATCTGTATTTCTGTTCCTTTATGGGTGCTGTTCCGCAAAAATGCTTTGTTGAGAAATAAGAAAGTTACAGCATAAGAGGTTTGGAAGCCGCGTAGGTTTACGCGGCTTTTCAAACGGTTAGGAGCAATCACTGGAATCGGGAGTGTTGCAAGATGAAGGATCAGCGGAAGGAAGGATACGGTTGGCTTCTAATGGCCGGGCAGATGCTGCTGGCAGGAAGTAAAGGCTTGCTTGGCCTGTTTGGCGGAAGCCAAGCCATGTTAGCGGACGCTGCTCAAACCGCGGCTGGAAGCGTGCATACGGCTGTAAGTTCGGCAGGCTTCAGGCGGATCGGTCCGCTTTACGCTTCCCGTCCTTACGAACGGGAGAAAATGCATAAAGTAGCAAGCATCATTTCTTCAATCGTGATCATTGTGCTTGGGCTTGAAATAGGCTTGCATGCCGCCCAACAACTGTTCCGCGGTGAAGGGCCGGAAGCGCCGGAATGGTATGTGCCCCTGTTCATGACGGTTCTGTTCGCGATTCGGATTCTGTTCGCTTTAAGAAGACAGCATCATGACCGAAGCAAGGCGGGCGCGATTCGTAAGGCGGGCTGGCCATCCCAGGAATGGGTGCCTGCTATAACCTTGGTAGGTGTCAGTCTCGCTTACGCGGGGGAACGTTCAGGTACATACGCCTTATTGTATGCCGATGGCGTTGGGGCGCTGCTGGCAGGCTTGCTGATGATCTGGAGCGGTTATTTAACTATCTCGGCTTCGGTCAGAGGTTCAGCTTCCGCGCTTCTTCGAAAGGAAGAAGCCGGGGATTTCACAGAGACGGCCCAGCGGATTAGCGGTGTGATTGCCGTTGAGCACCTGGAGGCCCGGGAGCAGGGACATTATGTAGTCGTTGACATCCGGATCAGCGTCAGCCCGGGGATTACCGTGGCGGAGGGTCAAGAAATAGGTAAGATCGTCAAGTTTCACCTTATGAAAAAACATGCACATATTACAGACGTACTCGTGAGGGTTACACCCTACGAATCGGGTTATCCATATAAAAGATCAACAGATATGCATTCGGAACCGCTAATGACCCTGTTGCAATAGGAGGGTACCATGCTTCAAGCTAAAGCCAAATGGAACATAACAGAATATGACGAGGCGTTGATCGAGAGGCTGTCCGCCGAATGGGGCGTACAGCCTTTCCTGTTGAAGTTACTGCATGCGCGAGGCATCACCACGGCCGAGGAGGCAAGCCGTTTTCTGCAGGGAGACGAGGGGGAAATTCACGATCCGTTTCTGTTGAAAGGGATGCGGGAAGCTACAGCAAGAATCCGTAAGGCACTGGAAGAGGGAGAATATATCCGGGTTTACGGCGATTATGATGCGGACGGTGTCAGCAGCACTTCCCTTCTTGTTCATCTCTTGCGGGGGCTGGGAGCCAAATTCGATCATTATATTCCCCATCGAGCCAAAGAAGGCTACGGATTAAACATAGCCGCAATCGAAGCCGCAAAGGCTGAGGGCGTATCCTTGATCGTTACTGTGGACACCGGCATTAGTGCCGTGGAG
Protein-coding sequences here:
- a CDS encoding cation diffusion facilitator family transporter, with the translated sequence MKDQRKEGYGWLLMAGQMLLAGSKGLLGLFGGSQAMLADAAQTAAGSVHTAVSSAGFRRIGPLYASRPYEREKMHKVASIISSIVIIVLGLEIGLHAAQQLFRGEGPEAPEWYVPLFMTVLFAIRILFALRRQHHDRSKAGAIRKAGWPSQEWVPAITLVGVSLAYAGERSGTYALLYADGVGALLAGLLMIWSGYLTISASVRGSASALLRKEEAGDFTETAQRISGVIAVEHLEAREQGHYVVVDIRISVSPGITVAEGQEIGKIVKFHLMKKHAHITDVLVRVTPYESGYPYKRSTDMHSEPLMTLLQ